A single window of Gemmatimonadaceae bacterium DNA harbors:
- a CDS encoding CehA/McbA family metallohydrolase has protein sequence MRIITLVTAALVLASGTTCAAPGARSARSSSPPDVVGSDAQGALRFEAIDFRRGKWFKGNTHTHTLESDGDSPPELVSRWYKTHGYNFLVISDHNVWVDPGKLAHLVDSSFLLIPGEELTTAFQRKPVHVNGLNIAKVIAPRTDTTLLGTIQKNVDAVREATGVPHINHPNFGWALSQDVLARVERDKLIEIHNGHPLVNNNGGGDSPGMEAVWDHLLTHGKRIYGIAVDDAHHFQGEFAADRSNPGRGWVVVRADRLDARAIMAEMEAGRFYASTGVELDSLSVSASRMTIHIRQRGDLKFTTEFVGRGGKVLKRTGTNPATYDLSDDQSYVRARIIDSAGFMALVQPVFVVDR, from the coding sequence TTGAGAATCATAACGTTAGTGACAGCGGCGCTGGTGCTTGCGAGTGGCACGACCTGCGCTGCCCCAGGTGCCCGATCCGCCCGATCTTCTTCCCCTCCTGACGTCGTCGGCAGCGACGCGCAAGGGGCGCTGAGGTTCGAGGCCATCGATTTCCGCCGGGGCAAATGGTTCAAGGGCAACACGCATACGCACACCCTCGAGAGCGACGGCGACTCGCCTCCGGAGCTTGTCTCCAGGTGGTACAAGACTCACGGATACAATTTCCTCGTCATATCCGACCACAACGTGTGGGTGGATCCCGGGAAGCTCGCTCACCTCGTGGATTCGTCATTCCTGCTCATTCCGGGGGAAGAGCTCACAACCGCATTCCAGCGCAAGCCGGTCCACGTCAACGGACTGAACATCGCCAAGGTGATCGCGCCGCGGACGGATACCACGCTCCTCGGCACGATTCAGAAAAACGTCGACGCGGTACGCGAAGCCACGGGGGTTCCGCACATCAACCATCCCAACTTCGGCTGGGCGCTGTCACAGGACGTTCTGGCGCGCGTCGAACGCGATAAGCTGATCGAGATTCACAACGGGCATCCGCTGGTGAATAACAATGGCGGTGGGGATTCTCCAGGAATGGAAGCTGTGTGGGATCACCTCCTCACCCATGGCAAGAGGATCTACGGGATCGCGGTCGACGACGCGCACCATTTCCAGGGGGAGTTCGCGGCCGACCGTTCGAACCCGGGACGCGGATGGGTCGTCGTGCGGGCGGACCGGCTCGACGCGCGCGCAATCATGGCGGAGATGGAAGCGGGTCGGTTTTACGCGAGCACCGGCGTGGAGCTGGATTCGCTCTCGGTCAGCGCGAGTCGGATGACGATCCACATAAGACAGCGCGGCGACTTGAAGTTTACGACAGAATTCGTCGGCAGAGGCGGTAAGGTGCTGAAGCGGACCGGCACGAACCCGGCAACGTACGACTTATCCGACGATCAATCCTACGTCAGGGCGCGAATAATCGACTCTGCCGGATTCATGGCGCTTGTGCAGCCTGTTTTTGTCGTCGATCGGTAA